In one Staphylococcus lutrae genomic region, the following are encoded:
- the rpiA gene encoding ribose 5-phosphate isomerase A has translation MSNKALKLKTADEAVKRIQDGMTIGIGTGSTVELLVPKIATLIQDKGYQLIGVCTSERTENQAKALNIPTANINDVTHIDIAIDGADEIDPQLNLIKGGGGALFREKVIDTFADQFYVIVDQTKCVDYLGQTFKLPVEVDRFNWCQTVRSIEQHFNIKVTRRMVEDKPFITDNGHYILDCAFESEVDPYEVHEYLIHLVGVIETGYFLDTVTEAIVGTEEGVKLIYAKA, from the coding sequence ATGAGTAATAAAGCATTGAAATTAAAGACTGCGGATGAGGCAGTGAAACGGATTCAAGATGGTATGACAATTGGAATTGGGACAGGGAGTACAGTGGAATTACTGGTGCCTAAAATTGCGACATTAATTCAAGACAAAGGTTATCAATTAATCGGCGTTTGTACATCAGAGCGGACAGAGAACCAAGCAAAGGCGCTCAATATCCCTACGGCTAATATTAATGATGTCACACATATTGATATTGCCATTGATGGGGCCGATGAAATTGATCCGCAGTTAAACTTAATTAAAGGCGGCGGTGGTGCACTATTTCGCGAAAAGGTCATCGATACATTTGCCGATCAATTTTATGTGATTGTCGATCAAACCAAATGTGTCGACTATTTAGGACAAACTTTTAAATTACCGGTAGAAGTGGATCGTTTTAATTGGTGTCAGACTGTCAGAAGTATTGAGCAACACTTTAACATTAAAGTCACACGTCGTATGGTGGAAGATAAGCCATTTATAACAGATAATGGACATTATATTTTAGACTGTGCTTTCGAATCTGAAGTGGATCCTTATGAAGTGCATGAGTATCTGATTCATCTTGTAGGTGTCATAGAGACAGGGTATTTCTTAGATACTGTAACGGAAGCCATTGTAGGGACTGAAGAAGGTGTGAAATTAATTTACGCTAAGGCGTAA
- the hutU gene encoding urocanate hydratase: MRTIQAKKGLDIECKGWEQEAVLRMLYNNLDPEVAEHPEKLVVYGGIGKAARNWEAFDAIVETLRRLENDETMLVQSGKPVAVFKTHEEAPRVLLSNSVLVPKWATWEHFHELDKKGLMMYGQMTAGSWIYIGSQGIVQGTYETFAELARQHFGGDLKGTITLTAGLGGMGGAQPLAVTMNGGVVIGVDVDPTRIQKRIDTRYCDWMTDSLDEALEKASQAKQEGRALAIGLVGNAAEVHHEILRRNFKIDIVTDQTSAHDPLNGYIPEGYSVEEATQLRSEHPDQYITRSKQSMKKHVEAMLEFQNRGAVVFDYGNNIRQVAFDEGLAQAFDFPGFVPAYIRPLFCEGKGPFRFAALSGDPKDIERADQLMRELFPDDAKLMRWLDMASEKIAFQGLPSRIAWLGYGERAKMGLALNALVRTGEISAPIVIGRDHLDSGSVASPNRETEAMKDGSDAVGDWAILNALVNTAAGGSWISVHHGGGVGMGYSLHAGMVVVADGSVRAERRLGRVLTTDPGMGIVRHADAGYEKAIKTARTKGVDIPMMAKEVESE; this comes from the coding sequence GTGAGAACGATTCAAGCGAAAAAAGGTTTGGACATTGAATGTAAAGGTTGGGAGCAAGAAGCCGTATTACGCATGTTATACAATAACTTAGATCCAGAAGTAGCTGAACACCCTGAAAAATTAGTGGTGTATGGTGGGATTGGGAAAGCTGCACGAAACTGGGAAGCCTTTGACGCAATAGTGGAAACGTTACGACGTTTAGAAAATGATGAAACGATGCTCGTTCAATCTGGGAAGCCGGTTGCGGTTTTTAAGACGCATGAAGAAGCACCACGGGTGTTATTGTCTAACTCGGTATTAGTACCTAAATGGGCGACTTGGGAACATTTTCATGAGCTCGATAAAAAAGGATTGATGATGTACGGTCAAATGACAGCAGGCAGTTGGATCTACATTGGTTCTCAAGGCATCGTACAGGGAACGTATGAAACATTTGCAGAATTAGCCCGTCAACATTTTGGAGGAGACTTAAAAGGTACGATTACGTTAACAGCAGGTTTAGGAGGGATGGGAGGGGCACAACCCCTTGCAGTCACAATGAATGGGGGTGTCGTGATTGGCGTCGATGTCGATCCAACACGTATTCAAAAGCGGATTGATACACGTTATTGTGATTGGATGACAGATTCTTTAGATGAAGCACTCGAGAAAGCAAGTCAAGCCAAACAAGAAGGTCGCGCCTTGGCCATTGGTTTAGTGGGGAATGCTGCAGAGGTACATCATGAAATATTAAGACGAAATTTTAAAATTGACATTGTAACGGATCAGACGTCAGCGCACGACCCTTTAAATGGTTATATACCGGAAGGCTACAGCGTGGAAGAAGCGACGCAATTAAGAAGTGAACATCCTGATCAATATATCACGCGATCAAAGCAATCTATGAAAAAACATGTGGAAGCGATGCTAGAATTTCAAAATCGTGGCGCGGTCGTATTCGATTATGGGAACAACATTCGGCAGGTGGCTTTCGATGAAGGTTTAGCGCAGGCCTTTGATTTTCCTGGGTTTGTTCCAGCGTATATTCGTCCTTTATTTTGTGAAGGTAAGGGCCCGTTTCGATTTGCAGCACTGTCAGGTGATCCTAAAGATATCGAACGTGCAGATCAACTTATGCGGGAATTGTTCCCAGATGATGCTAAGCTAATGCGTTGGTTAGATATGGCAAGTGAAAAAATAGCTTTTCAAGGGTTACCTTCCAGAATTGCATGGCTCGGTTACGGGGAACGAGCAAAAATGGGATTGGCACTTAACGCATTAGTTCGGACAGGAGAAATCTCTGCGCCTATTGTGATTGGACGGGATCATCTCGATTCAGGCTCGGTTGCATCGCCGAACCGTGAGACTGAGGCGATGAAAGATGGTTCGGATGCAGTGGGTGACTGGGCGATTTTAAATGCATTAGTCAACACAGCGGCAGGCGGTTCATGGATTTCAGTGCATCATGGCGGCGGCGTTGGGATGGGATATTCCTTACATGCAGGAATGGTCGTCGTTGCAGATGGAAGTGTTCGTGCTGAACGAAGATTGGGGCGTGTATTAACGACAGATCCGGGTATGGGAATCGTAAGACATGCAGATGCAGGTTATGAAAAAGCCATTAAAACGGCTAGAACGAAAGGTGTGGATATTCCGATGATGGCAAAGGAGGTAGAAAGTGAATGA
- a CDS encoding MOSC domain-containing protein: protein MHYAIHAISTGKIEDLQYGNDRPMKSAMNKQPIQEKMWLSRTGFVEDEQAYHGHGGPDKAVCLYSRANYMMWQKAIRPLPEYAMFGENITVCDIDETELFFGDQYRLGEAIIEVSEIREPCWKIQSKYGYPSLVKEMSKTGKTGCYFRVIKEGFVKPNAVLSLFRSAPKATRLSVQSLNDLYYNDRKNQARLTYALQNPYLTNKRKETLKKMLQQCTTQ, encoded by the coding sequence ATGCATTACGCAATTCACGCAATTTCAACTGGCAAAATTGAAGATCTGCAATACGGAAATGATCGTCCTATGAAAAGTGCAATGAACAAACAACCGATTCAAGAAAAAATGTGGTTATCGCGCACGGGTTTTGTAGAGGATGAACAAGCGTATCACGGGCATGGCGGACCAGACAAAGCCGTTTGTTTATATAGTCGAGCCAACTATATGATGTGGCAAAAGGCTATTCGTCCCCTACCTGAATATGCGATGTTTGGTGAAAACATTACCGTTTGTGATATAGACGAAACAGAACTTTTTTTTGGCGACCAGTATCGATTAGGAGAAGCAATAATTGAAGTCTCTGAAATTCGAGAACCTTGCTGGAAAATTCAAAGTAAATATGGCTATCCCTCACTAGTTAAAGAAATGTCAAAAACTGGGAAAACAGGTTGTTACTTCCGAGTTATCAAAGAAGGATTCGTAAAGCCTAACGCCGTACTCTCACTTTTCCGTTCTGCACCTAAAGCAACACGCTTATCCGTTCAATCACTTAATGATCTCTATTATAATGACCGTAAAAACCAAGCGCGTCTTACCTATGCATTACAAAATCCATACCTGACGAATAAACGAAAAGAAACATTAAAAAAAATGCTTCAGCAATGTACAACACAATAA
- a CDS encoding galactose mutarotase, which produces MNINIEQQSNGVELIKIENKESKIVFMNYGARIVSWKIGDNNIVLGNEVEADEFYPYNPFYFGATVGRYGGRIAKGQFELNGETYQLEQNDGENHLHGGMQGLSDRLFEYDIVQDELGEKVQVHFTTTLSSAADHYPGNIALKVVFTYDASKTWTIEYFAESDADTLFNPMNHVYFNLNRDNNVVDNHVISSEQLQMFPLDDAGMPMLKPIDLVAQLGTNEIPLATLFNSTHPTLQAQVGARGGLDHPFEVNAGKMTLSNQDFKLHVETDTPQIVLYTLNDSEGWKSHMNIYKPHAGITVETQSMPNDIQLFGETAHSILKAHTPFYSKTSYRIETLQSRS; this is translated from the coding sequence ATGAATATTAATATTGAACAACAATCTAACGGGGTTGAATTAATTAAGATTGAAAACAAAGAAAGCAAAATTGTGTTCATGAATTATGGTGCGCGTATTGTGAGTTGGAAAATAGGGGACAATAACATTGTTTTAGGGAATGAAGTTGAAGCGGATGAGTTTTATCCGTACAATCCTTTTTATTTTGGTGCAACAGTTGGCCGTTATGGGGGACGTATCGCTAAAGGACAATTTGAACTTAACGGTGAGACATATCAACTTGAACAAAATGATGGTGAAAATCATTTGCACGGGGGGATGCAAGGATTGTCAGACCGTTTATTTGAGTACGATATTGTTCAGGACGAGTTGGGTGAAAAGGTACAAGTTCATTTCACAACGACATTAAGTTCAGCTGCGGATCATTACCCAGGAAATATAGCGCTTAAAGTGGTATTTACTTATGATGCCTCAAAAACATGGACAATTGAGTATTTTGCCGAATCGGATGCGGATACGTTATTTAATCCTATGAATCATGTGTATTTTAATTTGAATCGTGATAATAACGTGGTTGACAATCATGTCATTTCGAGTGAACAGCTTCAAATGTTTCCTTTGGATGATGCAGGCATGCCAATGCTGAAGCCGATTGATTTAGTAGCACAATTGGGAACAAACGAAATTCCACTAGCGACGCTTTTTAATAGTACGCATCCTACACTTCAAGCACAAGTGGGGGCAAGAGGCGGATTAGACCATCCTTTTGAAGTGAATGCTGGGAAAATGACACTTTCAAATCAAGATTTCAAGTTGCATGTAGAAACCGATACACCACAGATCGTGCTGTATACGCTCAATGATTCAGAAGGTTGGAAAAGCCATATGAATATTTATAAGCCGCATGCAGGCATTACTGTAGAAACACAAAGCATGCCGAATGATATTCAACTTTTTGGCGAGACTGCGCATTCTATATTAAAGGCCCATACACCGTTTTATTCTAAAACAAGCTACCGAATTGAAACATTGCAGTCTCGTTCATAG
- a CDS encoding ABC transporter permease — protein sequence MKKFNATLRFTYLNKVKTRGFVINTILMVLAITVIMNLDTIIKFFNNDEENVAIVTNNQRLYQQLEGQLKVVDNKIHYQNLSEKEAKAKVKNDELDRAYVIHEGQQRTLSATIISKSNPSEENKGTLQSILTQIQVQQVTQSLGLNGDDLKKIQSQSQVDHTIIQSDDHHGLTISDEEQQHALTIVFAGITLMFFIIFNYAQQIASEMATEKTSRVSEMIITSVQPTYHILAKIAAILCVAFTQIFILGVTFVANYFIFNSKSNTGSIQLWGTPHVERLIVFGVIFLIIGVLTYVILAAILGNMTARIEDLAQSLMPMSFILILAFYSSIFGAQNPDHLYFKILSYVPFFSPFVTFLRLSLPTTSIMEGIIAVGIHIVLIFVLTFIATKSYKNSVLSFEKGWKNVLKRAFQRNHHA from the coding sequence ATGAAGAAATTTAATGCTACTTTAAGGTTTACATATTTAAATAAGGTTAAAACAAGAGGGTTTGTTATTAATACCATACTGATGGTTTTAGCTATTACAGTCATCATGAATTTGGATACAATTATTAAGTTTTTTAATAACGACGAAGAAAATGTGGCCATCGTTACAAATAATCAAAGACTGTATCAACAATTAGAAGGTCAACTTAAAGTGGTCGATAATAAGATACATTATCAAAATTTATCAGAAAAAGAGGCTAAAGCAAAAGTTAAAAATGATGAATTAGATCGTGCGTATGTGATTCACGAAGGTCAACAGCGAACGCTATCAGCAACGATTATTTCAAAATCCAATCCATCTGAGGAAAATAAAGGGACTTTGCAATCCATACTGACACAAATTCAAGTACAACAAGTGACCCAATCGCTAGGCTTAAACGGTGATGATTTAAAGAAAATCCAGAGTCAGAGTCAAGTGGATCACACAATTATTCAAAGTGACGATCATCATGGACTTACAATTTCCGATGAAGAACAACAACACGCATTAACAATTGTCTTTGCTGGCATCACGCTAATGTTCTTTATTATTTTTAATTATGCTCAACAAATTGCCTCAGAAATGGCGACTGAAAAAACATCGCGTGTGTCTGAGATGATTATTACCAGTGTACAACCGACTTATCATATTTTAGCGAAAATTGCAGCCATTTTATGTGTTGCATTTACTCAAATATTCATTTTAGGTGTTACATTTGTAGCTAATTATTTTATTTTTAATTCAAAATCTAATACTGGCAGCATACAATTATGGGGGACCCCTCATGTTGAGCGCCTCATTGTTTTTGGTGTCATTTTCTTGATTATCGGTGTGTTGACTTATGTGATTTTAGCAGCCATTTTAGGTAATATGACAGCACGAATTGAAGATTTAGCGCAATCGCTCATGCCGATGAGTTTTATACTCATATTAGCCTTTTATAGCAGTATATTCGGTGCGCAGAATCCAGATCATCTCTATTTTAAAATTCTGTCTTATGTGCCGTTCTTCTCGCCTTTTGTAACTTTTTTACGTTTATCCTTACCAACGACGTCGATAATGGAAGGGATTATCGCTGTTGGGATACACATTGTTTTGATTTTTGTTTTAACATTTATCGCGACGAAATCTTATAAAAATTCGGTACTATCCTTTGAAAAGGGATGGAAAAATGTGCTGAAACGTGCCTTTCAACGTAATCACCATGCTTGA
- a CDS encoding CPBP family glutamic-type intramembrane protease — protein MNRTRISGFQWAMTIFVFFVLSYVIPIILQDFQKASGLKSFVFTLNSLGPFIAAVICILVFKNKKEQLAGLKFSINLKVIERLLIAFTLPLIIFMIGMYIFNTYADSFILLQSKDLSESICTILIGHILMAFFIELGFRSYLLNIVETRLPHFFSNIVVSVLYLVWDVNTAFGMPYTLYSAIYVFAFSMIAGELVRGTGGRAIYVATLFHAGMTFAKVFFFSEEIGDVFSMKVLAYSTAGVAIVVVILGLLMRLFTLRQKEDVVEAPVSEDETAPETEQQNDDVNDVNVNEAHDVNEAEVATTSAESEEHTEETK, from the coding sequence ATGAATCGAACGCGCATCTCTGGCTTTCAGTGGGCAATGACGATTTTTGTGTTTTTTGTACTATCTTATGTGATACCCATCATATTGCAAGATTTTCAAAAAGCATCTGGTTTAAAATCATTTGTATTTACATTAAATAGTTTAGGCCCATTTATTGCTGCAGTTATATGTATATTAGTATTTAAAAATAAAAAAGAACAACTTGCAGGACTGAAGTTTTCAATTAATTTAAAAGTCATCGAACGACTTTTAATCGCATTTACATTACCGCTCATTATCTTTATGATCGGCATGTACATTTTTAACACGTACGCAGATAGTTTTATTTTATTGCAATCAAAAGATTTATCTGAATCGATTTGTACGATTTTAATCGGACATATTTTGATGGCCTTTTTTATTGAATTGGGCTTTCGGTCGTATCTTTTAAATATAGTTGAAACGCGATTGCCACACTTTTTTTCGAATATTGTCGTCAGTGTCTTGTATCTCGTATGGGACGTGAATACGGCTTTTGGTATGCCATACACTTTGTATAGCGCCATCTATGTCTTTGCTTTTTCAATGATTGCGGGTGAATTGGTTCGTGGGACAGGCGGCCGAGCGATATACGTTGCGACATTATTCCATGCAGGGATGACGTTCGCAAAAGTCTTCTTTTTTAGTGAAGAAATTGGAGACGTATTCTCGATGAAAGTGTTAGCGTATTCAACAGCAGGTGTCGCAATTGTTGTCGTCATACTCGGTTTATTGATGCGACTATTCACACTCCGTCAAAAAGAAGATGTGGTGGAGGCACCGGTGAGTGAAGACGAAACGGCGCCTGAAACAGAACAACAAAATGATGATGTCAATGACGTGAATGTGAATGAAGCGCACGACGTGAATGAAGCGGAAGTAGCGACTACATCGGCAGAGTCAGAGGAACATACCGAAGAGACAAAATAG
- the hutG gene encoding formimidoylglutamase — MYEKPNPKLWSGRLDSETDPQAFRHFQTVQFADIENTPLPTSDVALLGYAIDEGVALNQGRVGAKEGPDAIKSAFAGLPTLSNLKIIDYGNWTHTASTLVQSQQLFGSYVAQLLTRHERTFLLGGGHDIAYAQYLGVRQAYPDKSIGVINIDAHFDNRQETFSTSGTSFYQMLEEDEALDYFVLGIQRTSNTQSLFDYADATHTQYVLSEELIEQICPPVKDKIDHFINDHDVILFTICMDVIDSAFAPGVSASAVLGLTPHTVLELARRILKHDKVTSVSIAETNPRYDIDQRTAKLAAHFLAHFIHC; from the coding sequence ATGTATGAAAAGCCCAATCCTAAACTTTGGTCAGGTCGTTTAGATAGTGAAACAGACCCACAAGCATTCCGTCATTTTCAAACCGTCCAATTCGCTGATATCGAAAATACACCCCTTCCAACCAGTGATGTTGCATTATTAGGCTATGCGATTGATGAGGGTGTCGCGCTTAATCAAGGACGTGTTGGCGCAAAAGAGGGCCCTGACGCCATTAAAAGTGCCTTTGCAGGATTACCGACATTATCAAATTTGAAAATCATTGACTATGGCAACTGGACACATACAGCATCGACTTTAGTACAATCACAACAATTATTCGGGTCATACGTCGCCCAATTATTAACACGCCATGAGCGTACTTTTTTATTAGGCGGTGGCCACGACATTGCATATGCACAATATCTCGGTGTCCGCCAAGCTTATCCTGACAAAAGCATTGGTGTCATCAATATCGACGCACATTTTGATAACCGTCAAGAGACGTTTTCTACATCTGGAACAAGCTTCTATCAAATGCTAGAGGAAGACGAAGCGCTAGATTATTTTGTCCTTGGCATTCAACGCACAAGTAATACCCAAAGCCTGTTTGATTATGCTGATGCAACCCATACACAATATGTACTCTCTGAAGAATTAATTGAACAAATCTGTCCCCCTGTCAAAGATAAAATCGATCACTTTATTAATGATCATGATGTCATTTTGTTTACTATTTGTATGGACGTCATTGATAGTGCCTTTGCGCCAGGCGTGAGTGCCAGTGCTGTACTCGGCTTAACACCTCACACGGTCTTAGAGCTTGCAAGACGTATTTTAAAGCATGACAAAGTCACTTCAGTCAGTATCGCCGAGACGAATCCACGCTATGATATCGATCAACGGACAGCTAAGTTAGCGGCACATTTTCTCGCGCATTTTATTCACTGCTAA
- a CDS encoding YnfA family protein — protein sequence MLYSTAIFIIAGLCEIGGGYLIWLWLRADRPFWLGAIGGIVLILYGMIATLQTFPSFGRVYAAYGGVFIVMSLLWAYWVDKTQPDKYDLIGGIVCIIGVLIMVLPTRG from the coding sequence ATTTTATATTCCACAGCAATTTTTATCATAGCGGGTTTGTGTGAAATCGGCGGTGGTTATCTCATATGGTTATGGTTGCGTGCGGATCGACCATTTTGGCTAGGAGCAATCGGAGGGATTGTACTCATCTTGTACGGTATGATTGCCACGCTACAAACTTTTCCAAGTTTTGGTCGTGTATACGCAGCTTATGGCGGTGTTTTTATCGTTATGAGTCTCTTATGGGCTTATTGGGTGGATAAGACACAGCCAGATAAATATGATTTGATCGGTGGCATTGTTTGTATCATAGGGGTGTTGATTATGGTGTTGCCGACGAGAGGGTAA
- a CDS encoding ISL3 family transposase has product MYNDISEMIGIKVSNLKITECLGIQTFKNVQSLFYKGMLTYQPKGCECCGIKNEQHTVIKNGFRSTRVYMGLILERPSYLVLKKQRFYCKACGQTFTAKTPYIEPRCTISNDVKLMVTRKLATVISEKDIANSVLVSPSTVHRYLKDLGEAVKTQPSDILPQHLSFDEFKSTNDVDSSMSFIYCDSITHDIIDILPDRRKFKLEEYFLRFSRKQREGVKSVSIDMYPPYMSLIQSLFPNADIILDRFHIVQAVNREINHSRVKTMNSFKTREKPKYNKLKRYWKLLLKSPIELDRVHYHSFRLFNTWHSQYSLVQFLLTFDEEFQLTYEAGHHILETLRSNNIEQLEEALQRSKSLNISNGLKRVVNTLIKYIPYISNTIQNPHLTNGPIEGINNKIKLIKRVSYGYRNFYNFRNRILIISRLYVSEYKKRTKQQKIAT; this is encoded by the coding sequence ATGTATAATGATATATCAGAAATGATTGGAATAAAAGTATCAAATTTAAAAATCACTGAATGTTTAGGTATTCAAACCTTCAAGAACGTTCAATCATTGTTTTATAAAGGGATGTTAACTTATCAACCTAAAGGTTGTGAGTGTTGTGGTATCAAGAATGAGCAACACACAGTTATTAAAAATGGCTTTCGCAGTACAAGAGTGTATATGGGGCTTATTCTTGAAAGACCTAGTTATCTTGTTTTAAAAAAGCAACGCTTCTATTGTAAAGCTTGTGGTCAAACTTTTACGGCTAAAACACCATATATAGAACCGCGTTGTACAATTTCTAATGACGTAAAACTAATGGTGACGAGAAAGCTCGCCACTGTCATATCTGAAAAAGATATAGCGAATAGTGTTTTAGTTTCACCTTCAACTGTTCATAGATATTTGAAAGACCTAGGGGAAGCAGTAAAAACACAACCTAGTGATATATTGCCCCAACATTTATCCTTTGATGAATTTAAGTCAACTAATGATGTCGACAGCTCTATGAGCTTTATATACTGTGATAGTATCACGCATGATATTATTGATATCTTGCCAGATCGACGTAAGTTCAAGTTGGAAGAATACTTTTTAAGATTCTCAAGAAAGCAACGTGAAGGAGTTAAAAGTGTTTCTATTGATATGTATCCACCATACATGTCGCTAATTCAATCATTATTTCCCAATGCAGATATTATCTTAGACCGTTTTCATATTGTTCAAGCGGTTAACCGTGAAATCAATCACAGTCGCGTTAAAACAATGAATAGTTTTAAGACTAGAGAAAAACCCAAGTACAATAAATTAAAACGGTATTGGAAGCTTTTATTAAAATCTCCAATTGAATTAGACAGAGTCCATTATCACTCGTTCAGACTTTTTAATACATGGCATAGTCAGTATAGTTTAGTACAATTCTTGTTAACTTTTGATGAAGAATTCCAATTAACGTATGAAGCAGGACATCATATTCTAGAAACTCTAAGATCAAATAACATTGAACAATTAGAGGAAGCATTACAACGTTCGAAGAGTTTAAATATTTCAAATGGACTCAAACGTGTTGTTAACACACTCATAAAATATATACCTTATATTTCAAATACGATTCAAAATCCTCATTTGACCAATGGTCCAATTGAAGGTATTAACAATAAAATAAAGCTTATTAAGCGTGTCTCTTATGGTTATAGAAATTTTTATAACTTTAGAAATAGGATTTTAATTATTTCAAGGTTATACGTGAGTGAATATAAAAAACGTACTAAGCAACAAAAAATTGCCACTTAG
- a CDS encoding ABC transporter ATP-binding protein: MALKVEYVSKKFNQFVAVNQISFEVKKGEMLGFLGRNGAGKTTTFRMILGLSEPTEGRITYEGKLIDHTVYNRVGYLPEERGLHPKVTVSDELKYLATLKGMDSKAVKEAIDYWLTRFKISENRDKKIESLSKGNQQKVQLLASMLHEPELLILDEPFSGLDPVNVELLKKAIKELNDKGTTIIFSSHRMEHIEELCDSICIMNKGELVVQGDIQTVKETAGYKRIVVDAPYDLTEVETLPGVLKHEVIKTEHYFTVKDESVAEAVFKMIQDKGYVKRFQLMDPTINEIFIEKVGDIDEEI; this comes from the coding sequence ATGGCTCTGAAAGTTGAATACGTCAGTAAGAAATTCAATCAATTTGTTGCAGTCAATCAAATTTCCTTTGAAGTTAAAAAAGGGGAAATGTTAGGCTTTCTCGGACGAAATGGTGCGGGCAAAACAACGACATTTCGTATGATTTTAGGTTTATCTGAACCGACAGAAGGCCGTATTACATATGAGGGGAAGTTAATTGATCACACGGTTTATAATCGCGTGGGTTATTTACCTGAAGAAAGAGGTTTGCATCCTAAAGTCACAGTGTCAGATGAGTTGAAATATTTAGCAACACTTAAAGGAATGGACTCAAAAGCGGTCAAAGAAGCCATTGATTATTGGTTAACCCGTTTTAAAATCAGTGAAAATCGTGATAAAAAAATTGAATCTCTGTCTAAAGGAAATCAGCAAAAAGTACAATTATTAGCAAGTATGTTACATGAACCGGAGTTGCTTATTTTAGATGAGCCGTTTAGTGGACTCGATCCAGTCAATGTGGAGCTGTTAAAAAAGGCAATTAAAGAATTAAATGACAAAGGAACGACCATTATTTTCAGTTCGCATCGCATGGAACATATTGAAGAGTTATGTGATTCAATATGCATTATGAATAAAGGGGAGTTGGTCGTTCAAGGAGATATCCAAACCGTTAAAGAAACAGCAGGCTACAAACGAATTGTTGTCGATGCACCTTACGACTTAACCGAAGTGGAGACATTACCAGGCGTTCTCAAACATGAAGTGATTAAAACGGAGCATTACTTTACAGTAAAAGATGAGTCGGTGGCAGAAGCGGTTTTTAAAATGATCCAGGATAAAGGATATGTGAAACGCTTTCAATTGATGGACCCAACGATTAACGAAATATTTATTGAAAAAGTAGGTGATATCGATGAAGAAATTTAA
- a CDS encoding LysR family transcriptional regulator, which yields MKVIQLEYFIEIVHQNSFTKAAQVLHISQPSLTAAIKKMENELGYQLLKRTTKEISITEKGIQFYNEAIALVKHYHQSVEKMYDLKISQTPKIKMAVIESTARWVATVVQTHHQIHPEQHYQITEILDPHELAQKLIQFDIHLGLSNDQIRHEHIHSLPLYQEDYVLLVPHDTFDNQKSISIKDLPLIVPNQGYQVRKHIDDYFTRLEIPPNIIMEVDRFESATNFVHQGMGYAVIPQMYAQSYATFQLNAVKIRPNIQRTIYLNFSKKREYNRQFFDLVRACCTYWQVEF from the coding sequence ATGAAAGTCATACAACTGGAATATTTTATTGAAATCGTTCATCAAAACAGTTTTACTAAAGCCGCTCAAGTCTTACATATTAGCCAACCCTCACTGACTGCAGCCATTAAAAAAATGGAAAATGAACTTGGCTATCAACTGCTGAAAAGAACGACGAAAGAAATCTCTATTACCGAAAAAGGCATCCAATTTTATAATGAGGCGATTGCTTTGGTGAAGCACTATCACCAGTCTGTCGAAAAAATGTATGATCTTAAAATCAGTCAAACACCTAAGATTAAAATGGCAGTCATCGAATCGACAGCACGTTGGGTCGCAACTGTGGTTCAAACCCATCACCAAATCCATCCAGAGCAGCATTATCAAATCACCGAAATATTAGACCCGCATGAATTGGCCCAAAAATTGATTCAATTTGACATTCATTTGGGCCTGTCTAATGATCAAATCCGACATGAACATATTCATTCTTTGCCACTATATCAAGAAGATTATGTCCTCCTTGTTCCTCATGATACATTTGACAACCAAAAATCGATATCTATAAAAGATTTGCCCCTGATTGTTCCTAATCAAGGGTATCAAGTCCGTAAACATATCGATGACTATTTCACTCGTTTAGAGATTCCTCCGAATATCATCATGGAGGTAGACCGTTTTGAGAGCGCTACAAATTTTGTGCACCAAGGCATGGGATATGCTGTGATACCACAAATGTATGCCCAATCCTATGCCACTTTTCAACTGAATGCTGTTAAAATTCGCCCGAATATCCAAAGAACCATTTATCTCAATTTTTCTAAAAAACGTGAGTATAATCGTCAGTTTTTTGATTTAGTTCGTGCTTGTTGTACCTATTGGCAAGTTGAATTTTGA